The genomic DNA GAATGCTCGAAAGCGACTCTTCGTAGCGTTGCTCAACCTCGTCCAGACGGCTCTTAAGGTTGTTCTCGCTGCGTCTCATAGAGTCGATGTTCGCATTTGCCTCCTCATTTTCACGTTGAAGCTCCGAGATCCGGGCACTCTTTTCTTTGCGGAACTTGAGGTACTCGGCAGATTTCGTCTTCAACTCCGTCTCGAACCACTCattgtttttctttgtcaGCTCCAGCTCTTGCTGAAGGCTCTGTTCACGGAAGCGAGCGCTGGCCGAGGATGAGTTGGCGGACTGGAGGTTCTGCTCAGCAGTTGAGAGTTCCCGTCTCAGTTCGATGGTCTTCTTGTGTTGCGTCGAAAGCTCTTCGGCCAGCTTGTCGTAGGCGGCAGTCTTAGACTCAAGAAGGGAGAGTGTGTCTCGGTTCGAGGCTTCGAGCGAGGAGATTCGAGATTTTAGACTGCTAGCTTCGGATTCATTAGACGTAGAGGACGACTTGAGCGTAGCGATTTCGGATTCCAAGGATGATCGGGAGTTTTCTGTAACGCGTTAGACAGAAGCCAAAGGTTTATCCTAAGCGCCATTGATAGATACCTGATTCATGCAGCTTCTTTCTGGTTTCCTCGACCTCCGCATGGCCCTTCTCGACCGAGTTTTTCAGGACCTTGATCTTAGAGTCGGTGCTCCTTACGGCATTCTCGAGCTCTACTTCCAAGCGAAGCTTGTCGGAGTTAAGCTCATCAAATTGATGAGCTTTCTTGGTAATGGACTCCAGCAATTGATTGACCAGTTCGACCGTAGGAGCTTGCGTGAGGGTAGAGAGGGTCGACTCCGGGATCGAATAATGCGAAGAGAGGTAAGATAATTCGACTGTCGCGGTAGCCATGATGGCTGTCTAGCAGCTAGAGCAGAGCGCTGCTCAGCTCGCCAGTGTCAGAAAGTCGATTATACCGCGAAATGAAGGAATTGTAAACGTAGGTAAAGTAAGCTAGCTCGATCAAACAAGTTCGTCGCGTGTAATGCGCACTTATTCAAGACAAGTGCACACCGCTCGCGGAAACTTAGGACATGACTGGGTTCATGGACAAGACGAGTAAGGATTAAAAACAAACGATAGAGGGAAAGGCGAAAGAAAATCCCCTGTCGAGTGAAGTGTCAAATGGTTGATCGATGCAAAGGGCGTGAGGCGCTCTGGCTTTGGGCGGTTGCTTTCTCCCAACGCGGTTAGCGCGGTTAGTGCCACGTGATCTCCTTGTCTTTCATCCAAGGCCGTCATCTATCTTCGTATCCTTTACCTTCAGACAACAGCCCTTTCACCTCTTGCTTTCCGTGTTTATGGAACTTGGGTGATCAAAGAGCCCTGTTGATTCGTTCACTGGCTCAGATGAATTATATTGGTCCACGATAAGAGAGGTCTTTCGCTCGCTCGAGGCAAGGCCTCGTCCTTGCTAACGGCTTCCCTTTCCCTTGACGTCTTCACGCATCCACGAAATACCCCCTTCTTCCTTTAAGTCAAGACATCTCAAAACCAGCAAAATGTCACACCTTCAGCAGCAACTCAAGAGCTTCAACGCCGGTGTCATGGACTATGCGCACCGGATGCCGCAACAGCGACGCTTTATCCATAACGGCAACTCCACGAGCACGTCGCAAGCACCATCCTCAGCAGCGTCGACACCAACACCCGGTATCGACCCGAAGCGCAAAAGGCACGATGCGGACATCGTCTACTCGCAACCCGCCAACACCGGCACGGGTAAAGACATCATGACGCAGGTGTTTTTCGCCATCGAGCATATGAAGAATAAAGGCATCCCGCTCAAGTTTTCGGATATCGTATCGTACCTCTCCCTCCAGCACCGTGCAAATGATGAGGGTTATATCCAGGCGCTGCGGAGTATTCTGCAGGTGCATGAGAAGGTAGAATTTGACCCGAGTGGCGCGAATGGGGAGGGCACGTTTGCCTTCCGCCCGCCGCACAATATTCGCTCCGGTGAGCAGCTTCTGCAGAAACTGCAGGCGCAAACTACGGGCGCGGGGATGAGTGTTCGAGAACTACGCGAAGGTTGGCCGCAGGTGGAAGAGACGATTAACAAGCTGGAGAAGGAAGGGAAACTCCTTGTGACGCGTAACAAGAAGGATGACCATGCCAAGATGGTCTGGGCGAACGACCCTTCATTGATTGTACACTTTGACGACGAGTTCCGTCAAATTTGGGAAAAGATTCGGATCCCGGATCAGCAGACTGTCAAGGAGGAACTGGAAAAGGCCGGTATTACGCCGACAAGCAAGAACAAGGTCGTTAAGGCACGACCAAAGGTTGAGCATAAGAAGGTCAAGAAGCCCCGTCGTAGTGGAAAGACGACCAATACCCACATGATGGGTATCTTGAGAGATTACTCTCATCTTAAGCGTTAATTGTTAATCAGGCTTTGTGTGTACCATATTAGCATTAATCCTATAAATTGCAAAATAGATACCAGATAAATAGAAAGTGCCAGACTTGTATTTTCGTTTCAAGTATCGTAGCACTTTGGTCTGGGTTATAACTTGATTTGGTCACTGCATGTACATTCTAGCTAACCCGTCTATGTATTTCTCACGAATGATACCCCGAACCAAAACTAAGATACAAAAAAGCGAGAAAATAATGAAAATGAACATGAAATTTACACGCCCAGTAGAAATCCAGAATTAAATATTCAATCACAAAGTACCAGAGCAGGAGAAAGATACGCGGTATGCGCAGCATCAGCTCAACTCAATGCTTTCCATTAATAGACGCAGCCAACTTCCCCTCCGTCCTCTCAATATACTCCACCAAATCCTCAATCGTACACACCTTAATCCCCCACTTCTTCCCAAACCGCAAACACCCatccctcctcatcatcccattGCTCCCTCTCATCTCAGCGACTCCTTCGGTCATCTCCCCATCCTCAACCAACTCTGCAATAACACCCACAGGGCTCTTACCTGCCAACCTGCACAGGTCAACAGCAGCCTCGGTGTGTCCCGTTCGTTCGCGCACGCCGCCGGGCCGCGCGCGCAGCGGGATAATGTGGCCCGGGCGCCGGAAGTCTTCGAAGCGGGCGGTTGGGGAGGCCAGGGTGCGGCAGGCGAGGGAGCGGTCCTGTGCGGAGATGCCGGTTGTTACGGAGGGGTCGCTGGAGTCGATGGAGATGGTGTAGGCGGTGCCTTTAGGGTCGGCGTTATGAGTAACCAtttgggggagggagaggcGGTCGGCGATTTCGGGGGTAATGGGAGCGCAGATTAGACCGCTGTTGTCGGGGTAGGAGTGTTAGCAAATGCTCCTTTCCAATTTGGCTCCAGCTTGTGGCGTGTTTCGTGTCTGTGGGAATGGCGAGGCTAACCTTGTGAACCGAACGAGGAATGCCATCTGGGCATCAGTGACTGATTCCGCAGCGATAATAAGATCGCCTTCATTCTCGCGGTCTTGCGAATCCAGCGCAATAATAAACTCTCCTCTCTCTGTGAGATTGACCGGTTAGCATCCTGGCTGTCTTCTCGGAGGTCCACAACGGGAGAATGCATGGAGCGTTTACTCACTAAAAGCTTCGACAGTGTCTTCAATCGGGTCGAATTGGAGAACGGAGTCTGACGGCGAAGAAGGCATATTGACTGCTGGGGTTGTGGAGGATCAATGGACAAGTGTGCAGTTGTAGTAACTTTTTTGGGTGACTTTTTGCCCCTCGGCGTGAATGTGAAGATGTCAAGCGGGGCTATCAATTATCTCGGAGGTCTTGCTCAACAGTTCGAGGTAATTAGATCGAGGAGAAAAGCAGAATCGCAATGTTCTGGATTATAGCAACAACAGGGAATTGAAATCCTTCTTATACGGGTGCAAAAAAAGAGCTACAGTGACAGTATGGGATGATAGGCGCAAACTCCGGTCCCTCGGCGGCAAATCGCTATCAAAATCGCCCGGTTCCCCGTAAAGCCGGGAACGTGATTGTTTGTCTGATATTGACAGCTGCACACAATTAACGTGCCAAATAGTCGAAACCACCGCGCAGTCTGCAATGATGATGCCACATGCCCCTGCAGATCCAGAAGTATGAAACAGTTGATCTCTGCCAGATATGAGATTGCCGGTTTCGGGAGTGTGGGGGAAGGTTTTTAGTAGACAGTGTGTACGCGGATGCGGTGGGATTTACATGAACGGGCTTTTTGCTTATATTATTAATATTAATGAGGTCGGTGATATTCTGGTTCTCGTGGGATTCGGTGGGATAGTCCGTGGTCCTGTATTGATAAGGTGTGGCGGCTGTCAGTAAAGCGTGGGCACCACATGGTATCAGAATGTTACGGAAAATGCTGATGCGATATCAGAGGTTTCGTCTAGACTATACGATAGATCCAGGGAGGCTCTCAGACGCAAGTCCTTGTAGTCTATCTATGCAAAGGTGAAAATGCTTGACATATACCAACTCCACAGCACCGTTCAAATAAACGTAGACGATGAAGATCGAGCATCATAAACCAAAACCTCCCATCCGACGGACTTCATCAGCCTGCCTCTCCAATGCCCTTCGCATCGTCCGCGCATACTCATTCTCGCGTCGCagctgctctcttctctGATCTCGTAGCCTCTCACGAGTAGTGCTGTCAAGTTCCTCATCAATAGggatatcctcttcttcatccccTTGATTAAGATCCGGTTCCGGGATCCCAGAGAACTGAAGACGTCCAATCCGCTCTCCAGTCCAGATGAGAAGCTCATCGTCCATCAAGCTGCCCCCCGTAGGCATAACCTTTTGGACAACTTCGTTGTTACCACGTGAACTGGTGAATAAACCACCTGTCTCAGCGTCGTCTTCATCTGGCTCCTCAGCAGCTCCAGAATTGGCTGTGCGTTGGTTTGCTTTCATATCTGACAGATGATTATTTATATTCCAATGACGGATTTCGGAACGTCCGTCTCTCTCTACCCATTTGACATTCCCATCTGCATCGGAGTAGACGAGACGAACACCGTGCGATGCGACAGACAACAATTTTGACCGCGCAGCACTCTGACGGTTCTGATATGCTGCCGAAGAAAGACCGGAAGACGTTTCCGACGGTGTAAGATTATACAGTTCCAGCGAGCCTCTGCCTTTATATTCCCCACAAGCAACTATCTTTTGCACATCTGACCCATTTGAATCCGCACACACCGAAAATTGAGGAGAAGGCGCTGAGGCAAGACCGCATAGACTGCCACCAGAATGAACGATATTTTGCAAATGAGGGAAGAATCGGCGATCGTAATGCAATATGGCAGGGAAGCGACCAGCGACGAGGATAGCATGCTCATGTAGAGAAGGGGGATGTAAGATGGACAAAGGATTAGGTTGGGATAACAATGCGTATGTAACATCAGGTTCCACAGAACCTGGTGCTGACAATCGAGGATCATGGATATAAAGATTCAACCACGTAGCCAACGTCAACGGTGCCGAATAATCCGTTTCCTGTGATAGAGCAAACACAGGGCAAGGGTAGCGCTGCTGCGTGACCACTTGAAGTGTCTCCAGGTCCACTTCGTTCAAAACGTTCCCAACTGCCATATATGCTCGTCGACGGACGGAGTCCACGCTCACGCATTCTCCCAGATTCAGAAACTCTGATGCTGAATTGGAAGCTGTTAGAATCCCCGGAGCACTAACACCAAGGACCCTGCCCTTGGTAGACTGAGGCGCAGCGCTATAGGAATGGTTCAAATCCCATATGCAAACACTGCCATCTTCCAATGGCGCAACCACCTTGTGGTGCCCTGCGGAGTTCCGACCCCGCAGCAGGCCAATCCCTTTCACCTCCGGGGCCTCTTTCTTATTGTTCCTGGATCTCGTATACGGCTGCTGTAGCCAACTGAAAGAAATTGGCCCATGTCTGTCTCTGTATTCCGAGTACCAATCgatttcttccttctcataCGATGGATCCCAAGCAGTCGCTGCTCTGGACCTCTCCACGAGCGAGGAGCTGTGTCCATTTCGACCATCCGGACCGGTCTCATTCAAAGCTGTGCTGCGCGGTTGAATCAAAGAACGAAGAGACTCCTGTCCAAGCGAGCTGAGCGATGCCGTCGGATTGCCAACGAGGCTCGCAGTCTCTGCGGGGCGGGGACGGGTGGTCTCGTAATTAGCCCATGATTTCTCGTAGCAGTGAAGTTTCCAGAGGATATTATCGCGGGCGAGGGCGAGGAGACTTTTTGAGACGAATTGTAGCAGGACTTGTTCGCGGGGTGTGAGATCTGAGTTGAATCATTGGAATTGTTAGCTTTGATGAACAGAAATGTGGGGTAAAGATTGCTTACAGTCGATGATTTCGAAGAGGATTTCTACCGGTAGCGTGTCCATTACTGGTTTCTCTGTATGAGCAACATTGAGGGCAGGTCGGTCTGTGGGAGACCGAAGATAGTCCAAGAGATAGATGTCGGGAGGTGGTGTCCTTGTAATGCTCACCGTTCCATGTCGTGGACAGATCGCGGAGTATTTTCCCGGACCTGGGATTTGACGTCACGtgtctcttttctttacAATTTCTTACGAGAGTTGTTATCTATTATAGCAAAATTCGCGAGGAATGAATGTTTGCAGGTATGGCTGACTGTAAGTGGTTGTGTAACACGATTAGATCCTATGCAAATGCCTTCTATACCCTTAACCAGGACTTCATAACCGCATTAATCGTACAAAATATTAAAATAAAACAAGATGGAGAAGGGAGGAGATCAAGATTCCGGCGTATAGATGGCATCTTTGCAGAGAATGACCACCTTCTTGAAGAAacgtctccattcaagtggATCACCCTTGACTTTCATAAATTCAATCTCGAAAAGACCTTCTGCTACACATTCGATCAGAATCTTGCCCTGCAATACACACTTTCTGGGATCATTTGTGACAACCCGGATCATTGCACCGGTATCTCCCTGTGAAACTGCGGGAATTGCAGGCACAGGGACTCCCAAACGGTGCAAGGCCTCACAAATCAAGGGAACCAGGAGCTTAAGTTCCCAGATAGAGAAGAAACGGGTCATAGTACGTAGAGGTATAATGTCACCGAACCGTTGCGCTTTCTGAGTCCGGCTCAGTGGCACGGATGGATGGGGGGAGAACTGGGACATGGACGGTTCTTCCTCGAGGTTGTCGGCCAGCATAGCGTCGTCCACAATTAGGGGCCTGCCGGAGGGCTGGGTTGATGAGAAAGTATCGGCCAGATGGGGCATATCCCAGTCGACCAACATGTCTGCTCGTACCATCTCCGGCTGCGTAGATGGGAGTCTATGGTCCATATCATCTGTATCCACGTCCATGCGATCCGGCCTGGGTGTGGCACCATTGGCGACCCGGGATACCGGCCGTGTCAGGTCGATGTGTAACGATTCAAACATGGACGTTGCCAAGTTGATCGGATCACCTAGCTTGCCGTCCGGTGTCAGATACCGGTTCTCTCGGGTGTACCAGGGGTGTCTCCTGACATCCTCTAACAAAAAGCGACTAGCGGGGTCGATGTTCAACATTCCACGCATTAATGATAGAGTTGCGGGCGGCAGCTCTTTCCATAATTCGTCCGAGGTCCTCGCATTCGTTCTAACGTATTCATCGTACTCCGCGCTCGTCTCCGTCGGACTGTCCCATGGCGTATTCCCAGCAAGCAAGACGAACAGAACGATACCACAAGACCAAATGTCCACCACGTCAGGCCGATAACCTGCTCCTCTCTGTCCACCGCGAGAGCTGCACGCAATTACTTCTGGGGCAATGTATGGAGGACTGCCGCAGAATGTAGTCGATAGTTTAGTGGCCCCTTTGTACTCAAACAACGTTGCCAGACCAAAATCCGCAATCTTGAGGTTCCCGTCAACCGTCAAGAGCATGTTTTCGGGCTTAATATCGCGATGCCCAACTCCCTTGGAATGCATATAGCCCACGGCACTGATGAGCTGCGTGAAATAGACATGGGCAATATCCTCCCCCACACCCTCATCAGCCTCAATCTTGTCGAAGAGATCGCCACCCTCAGCCAATTCCATTGCGATCCAGCGCCAGACATCATCCTCTCCCGTCGCATAAAAGGATATAATATTGTTATGGCCAACTATGTGTTTATGGACGGTCGCTTCCATCTGCAATTGACGCGGACTGATCCTGCCATGGCGCGCGGCGTATTCTTTGTGAATGAACTTGACGGCGATGACGGGATTATCGGCGTTCGAAGGACAGGCTTTTTTTATACTGTATCGATAAAAAGCATGTTAGAATTTTCGCATGAGCAATTAGCTATATCCTCCTCATTAAATCGCACTTACCAAGCATACGCTCCCTGTCCGATAGTCTTGGAGACAATGCGAAAGGGAAGATCGCTCGGTAGCGGGGCAAGCTGAGAGTGCTGCATCATGACAGACCGTGTGGAAGCAATCAAAAACTATACATTGAATGCAAAATTGAGAAATAAGAAGAACAGACCGTGAGCCATGGTCGAGTTATTCTCCTTCAGTCCACGCAAGGGCCGGAGGCGACTCGAGACAGGCAGAAGAGAGCAGATGAAAGAGAGGCGAACCTTCGCGGCACGCGAGAACCACTTTATCCTAATCGGGGAAATGTGTTATCGATGGAATGAATCAGCTACAGGCAGCATTGGCATTTAATGATCGCCGTGAAGGTAAT from Aspergillus chevalieri M1 DNA, chromosome 1, nearly complete sequence includes the following:
- a CDS encoding uncharacterized protein (COG:S;~EggNog:ENOG410PIFW;~InterPro:IPR001810,IPR039719,IPR036047;~PFAM:PF00646,PF12937;~go_function: GO:0005515 - protein binding [Evidence IEA]) — translated: MDTLPVEILFEIIDYLTPREQVLLQFVSKSLLALARDNILWKLHCYEKSWANYETTRPRPAETASLVGNPTASLSSLGQESLRSLIQPRSTALNETGPDGRNGHSSSLVERSRAATAWDPSYEKEEIDWYSEYRDRHGPISFSWLQQPYTRSRNNKKEAPEVKGIGLLRGRNSAGHHKVVAPLEDGSVCIWDLNHSYSAAPQSTKGRVLGVSAPGILTASNSASEFLNLGECVSVDSVRRRAYMAVGNVLNEVDLETLQVVTQQRYPCPVFALSQETDYSAPLTLATWLNLYIHDPRLSAPGSVEPDVTYALLSQPNPLSILHPPSLHEHAILVAGRFPAILHYDRRFFPHLQNIVHSGGSLCGLASAPSPQFSVCADSNGSDVQKIVACGEYKGRGSLELYNLTPSETSSGLSSAAYQNRQSAARSKLLSVASHGVRLVYSDADGNVKWVERDGRSEIRHWNINNHLSDMKANQRTANSGAAEEPDEDDAETGGLFTSSRGNNEVVQKVMPTGGSLMDDELLIWTGERIGRLQFSGIPEPDLNQGDEEEDIPIDEELDSTTRERLRDQRREQLRRENEYARTMRRALERQADEVRRMGGFGL
- the CHK1 gene encoding putative serine/threonine protein kinase (COG:D;~EggNog:ENOG410PG25;~InterPro:IPR017441,IPR008271,IPR000719,IPR011009;~PFAM:PF07714,PF14531,PF00069;~go_function: GO:0004672 - protein kinase activity [Evidence IEA];~go_function: GO:0005524 - ATP binding [Evidence IEA];~go_process: GO:0006468 - protein phosphorylation [Evidence IEA]), which codes for MMQHSQLAPLPSDLPFRIVSKTIGQGAYACIKKACPSNADNPVIAVKFIHKEYAARHGRISPRQLQMEATVHKHIVGHNNIISFYATGEDDVWRWIAMELAEGGDLFDKIEADEGVGEDIAHVYFTQLISAVGYMHSKGVGHRDIKPENMLLTVDGNLKIADFGLATLFEYKGATKLSTTFCGSPPYIAPEVIACSSRGGQRGAGYRPDVVDIWSCGIVLFVLLAGNTPWDSPTETSAEYDEYVRTNARTSDELWKELPPATLSLMRGMLNIDPASRFLLEDVRRHPWYTRENRYLTPDGKLGDPINLATSMFESLHIDLTRPVSRVANGATPRPDRMDVDTDDMDHRLPSTQPEMVRADMLVDWDMPHLADTFSSTQPSGRPLIVDDAMLADNLEEEPSMSQFSPHPSVPLSRTQKAQRFGDIIPLRTMTRFFSIWELKLLVPLICEALHRLGVPVPAIPAVSQGDTGAMIRVVTNDPRKCVLQGKILIECVAEGLFEIEFMKVKGDPLEWRRFFKKVVILCKDAIYTPES
- the RIB3 gene encoding 3,4-dihydroxy-2-butanone-4-phosphate synthase RIB3 (BUSCO:EOG09263Z8I;~COG:H;~EggNog:ENOG410QEE6;~InterPro:IPR000422,IPR017945;~PFAM:PF00926;~go_function: GO:0008686 - 3,4-dihydroxy-2-butanone-4-phosphate synthase activity [Evidence IEA];~go_process: GO:0009231 - riboflavin biosynthetic process [Evidence IEA]); translated protein: MPSSPSDSVLQFDPIEDTVEAFKRGEFIIALDSQDRENEGDLIIAAESVTDAQMAFLVRFTSGLICAPITPEIADRLSLPQMVTHNADPKGTAYTISIDSSDPSVTTGISAQDRSLACRTLASPTARFEDFRRPGHIIPLRARPGGVRERTGHTEAAVDLCRLAGKSPVGVIAELVEDGEMTEGVAEMRGSNGMMRRDGCLRFGKKWGIKVCTIEDLVEYIERTEGKLAASINGKH
- a CDS encoding transcription factor TFIIE subunit TFA2 (BUSCO:EOG09264CND;~COG:K;~EggNog:ENOG410PHVN;~InterPro:IPR003166,IPR016656,IPR040501;~PFAM:PF18121,PF02186;~go_component: GO:0005673 - transcription factor TFIIE complex [Evidence IEA];~go_process: GO:0006367 - transcription initiation from RNA polymerase II promoter [Evidence IEA]); amino-acid sequence: MSHLQQQLKSFNAGVMDYAHRMPQQRRFIHNGNSTSTSQAPSSAASTPTPGIDPKRKRHDADIVYSQPANTGTGKDIMTQVFFAIEHMKNKGIPLKFSDIVSYLSLQHRANDEGYIQALRSILQVHEKVEFDPSGANGEGTFAFRPPHNIRSGEQLLQKLQAQTTGAGMSVRELREGWPQVEETINKLEKEGKLLVTRNKKDDHAKMVWANDPSLIVHFDDEFRQIWEKIRIPDQQTVKEELEKAGITPTSKNKVVKARPKVEHKKVKKPRRSGKTTNTHMMGILRDYSHLKR